The proteins below come from a single Corylus avellana chromosome ca3, CavTom2PMs-1.0 genomic window:
- the LOC132174087 gene encoding peroxidase 43-like, with protein MHEQNNLFLPIFWGIFASRVVIFFLLVQYFHCRRRQANHNRVEEVEMQRAVNGAVDPDLLSKVIYHRGGSDIPFQQDTCTLCLCNYETGTSLLCLALAAMPTTTAESIVRTVVQDAIHVGPRNASILLRLQFHDCFVEGCDGSILIRNGLKAEINAPGHAGVGGFEVIAKAKQELETVCKGVVSCADIVVLAARDALFFKNVPFYEVPTGRRDGRVSNMSHAADMPEPDDSVELQKSKFMQKGLSREDLVLLSAGAHTIGTVVCGVMQNKLYNFSMDGTFDPDINPHFLPKLKALCPRGDFNDRIPLHPVTNSTFDDQSLRNTQDGFSVLASDAIESYPARGPSFVPDFTTAMVKTSRIGVKTGNEGEIRRVCSHFN; from the exons ATGCACGAGCAAAATAACCTTTTCCTTCCGATATTTTGGGGAATCTTTGCCTCCCGCGTCGTCATTTTCTTCCTGTTGGTCCAGTATTTCCACTGTCGTCGCCGTCAAGCCAACCACAACCGAGTGGAGGAGGTAGAAATGCAACGGGCGGTTAATGGTGCGGTTGATCCTGATTTACTGTCGAAGGTCATTTACCACCGTGGCGGCTCCGATATACCCTTCCAACAGGACACGTGTACGTTGTGCCTGTGCAACTATGAGACGGGGACGAGCTTACTTTGCTTAGCTCTTGCGGCCATGCCTACCACAACGG CTGAATCTATTGTCCGCACTGTTGTTCAGGATGCAATTCACGTGGGTCCCCGGAATGCATCCATTTTATTAAGGCTCCAGTTTCATGACTGCTTTGTTGAG GGTTGTGATGGGTCAATTCTGATCCGCAATGGCTTAAAAGCCGAAATAAACGCACCTGGTCACGCCGGTGTTGGGGGCTTTGAAGTGATCGCCAAAGCCAAACAAGAGCTCGAAACCGTTTGCAAGGGAGTGGTTTCTTGCGCAGACATAGTGGTGTTGGCAGCCAGAGATGCGCTGTTCTTT AAAAATGTGCCATTTTATGAGGTGCCAACTGGCCGGAGAGATGGTCGGGTTTCAAATATGTCTCATGCGGCGGACATGCCCGAGCCTGATGACTCAGTTGAGCTTCAGAAATCTAAGTTCATGCAGAAGGGACTTTCCCGTGAAGATCTTGTCCTTCTCAGTGCTG GGGCACATACAATAGGGACTGTTGTATGTGGTGTGATGCAAAATAAACTATATAATTTCAGCATGGATGGCACATTTGACCCGGATATAAACCCTCACTTTCTGCCCAAACTCAAAGCCTTGTGTCCACGTGGAGACTTCAATGACCGGATACCTCTCCATCCTGTCACCAACTCCACCTTTGACGATCAAAGCCTAAGGAACACCCAGGACGGGTTTTCTGTGCTAGCATCTGATGCGATCGAG TCTTACCCGGCCCGTGGCCCGTCTTTTGTGCCAGATTTTACCACGGCAATGGTGAAGACGAGTAGAATTGGGGTGAAGACTGGAAATGAGGGAGAGATAAGGCGTGTTTGTAGCCACTTTAATTAA